One Deltaproteobacteria bacterium CG11_big_fil_rev_8_21_14_0_20_49_13 DNA segment encodes these proteins:
- a CDS encoding arginine decarboxylase, pyruvoyl-dependent, which produces MSNIPTQVFLTKGVGKHREKLQSFEMALRDAGIAQYNLVRVSSIFPPGCRIISRREGNLQLKPGQVVFCVLSDNATDEPHRLCAASVGLSIPKDRTHYGYLSEHHGFGQTEKQAGDYAEDLAAEMLATVLGVKFEAAKSWNQRQDTWTISGEIVRTLNVTQSSVGDKEGLWTTVVCGAIFVP; this is translated from the coding sequence ATGTCAAATATACCAACCCAAGTTTTCTTGACCAAGGGCGTAGGCAAGCACAGAGAGAAGCTGCAGAGCTTCGAGATGGCGCTTCGCGATGCAGGTATCGCGCAGTATAATCTAGTAAGGGTCTCAAGTATCTTTCCTCCCGGGTGCCGCATCATTTCAAGGCGCGAGGGGAACCTTCAGCTGAAGCCCGGACAGGTGGTCTTTTGTGTTCTTTCCGATAACGCCACCGACGAACCCCACAGACTCTGTGCGGCCTCGGTAGGTCTCTCAATTCCAAAGGACAGAACACACTACGGTTATCTTTCTGAGCACCACGGTTTCGGCCAGACCGAAAAACAGGCGGGCGATTACGCCGAAGATCTTGCAGCAGAAATGCTCGCAACTGTTTTGGGCGTTAAGTTCGAAGCAGCAAAGTCTTGGAACCAGCGTCAGGATACATGGACAATCTCCGGCGAGATAGTCAGAACATTGAACGTCACCCAGTCGTCGGTAGGCGATAAAGAGGGCCTCTGGACGACTGTTGTATGCGGCGCGATATTCGTGCCATGA
- a CDS encoding 1-(5-phosphoribosyl)-5-amino-4-imidazole-carboxylate carboxylase, with the protein MNKENILKLLEDIAAGKKSPADVLKDLCHLPFEEMDFAKVDSHRHLRNGFSEVIYCRGKTTEHIISITRKMLENGMNVLGTRTDPEVGEHIIKEIKNAEFDPLSGTFMVLAHKIESIKGRLAILAAGTADLKVAEEAKRTANFFGAEVRTYYDVGVAGLHRLLAHVKELDDNDVLIAVAGMEGALPSVLGGLVSKPIIAVPTSVGYGSNFGGVTPLFAMLNSCSEGITVVNIDNGFGAACAALRIVNGLTG; encoded by the coding sequence ATGAATAAAGAAAATATATTGAAATTGTTGGAGGATATAGCCGCAGGCAAAAAGAGCCCTGCCGATGTGCTTAAAGACCTGTGCCACCTTCCTTTCGAAGAGATGGACTTTGCGAAGGTAGATTCGCATCGTCATCTAAGGAACGGCTTTTCTGAGGTCATCTACTGCCGCGGAAAGACAACTGAGCATATCATCTCCATTACCCGGAAGATGCTGGAGAATGGGATGAACGTTCTGGGTACAAGGACAGACCCCGAGGTGGGCGAACATATCATTAAAGAGATAAAGAATGCCGAGTTCGACCCCCTAAGCGGTACGTTTATGGTCCTTGCCCATAAGATAGAATCTATAAAGGGAAGACTGGCCATACTCGCCGCAGGGACCGCCGACCTGAAGGTCGCCGAAGAGGCAAAGAGGACCGCTAATTTTTTTGGCGCAGAGGTCAGGACATATTATGATGTAGGAGTTGCCGGCCTCCACAGGTTGCTTGCCCATGTGAAAGAACTCGACGATAACGACGTCCTCATAGCTGTTGCCGGTATGGAAGGGGCCCTTCCAAGCGTTCTTGGCGGTCTGGTCTCAAAGCCAATAATCGCCGTGCCGACAAGCGTCGGTTACGGTTCCAACTTCGGCGGCGTTACCCCTCTCTTTGCGATGCTCAACTCCTGCTCAGAAGGAATAACGGTAGTTAACATCGATAACGGGTTCGGCGCCGCCTGCGCCGCTTTAAGAATTGTTAACGGGTTAACAGGTTAA